A genome region from Desulfobacterales bacterium includes the following:
- a CDS encoding sodium ion-translocating decarboxylase subunit beta, producing MFDLLLQFLANTGYALADYRNYIMLVVGCIFLYLGTAKKYEPLLLIPIGFGILVGNIPFFKGFGIGIYEPNSVLHYLYFGVTTGVYPSIVFMGLGAMTDFSSLLAQPKLMLLGAAAQMGIYFTLLGALFFGFAPKEAASIAIIGGADGPTSIFLTAKLAPHLIGPIAIAAYSYMALIPVIQPPIMRLLTTKKERLIKMPPARAVSKKELLIFPVAGVLLCCFLAPTALPLLGMLFLGNFIKECGVVNRLANTAQSAIIDTATIFLGFTVGCSTQADVFLTPKSLGIFFLGAVAFSIATASGLIFAKIMNLFLKQKINPLLGAAGVSAVPGSAREVHLMGLKEDPNNFLLMHGMACNSSGVIGSAICAGILWSFFV from the coding sequence ATTATATCATGCTCGTGGTGGGTTGCATCTTTTTATATCTTGGCACCGCCAAAAAATATGAGCCTTTGCTGCTGATTCCTATCGGCTTTGGTATCTTGGTGGGCAATATTCCCTTTTTCAAAGGCTTTGGCATCGGTATCTATGAACCCAACAGTGTTTTGCACTATCTTTACTTTGGGGTTACCACCGGTGTTTATCCATCAATCGTTTTTATGGGCTTGGGCGCCATGACCGATTTTTCATCCTTGCTGGCCCAGCCCAAGTTAATGCTTCTGGGGGCTGCCGCCCAGATGGGAATTTATTTTACCCTGCTGGGGGCCCTGTTTTTCGGGTTCGCCCCCAAAGAAGCGGCTTCAATTGCGATTATCGGTGGCGCTGACGGTCCGACATCCATTTTTTTAACCGCCAAACTGGCGCCGCACCTCATCGGCCCAATTGCCATCGCCGCCTATTCCTACATGGCATTGATACCGGTTATCCAACCACCGATCATGCGTTTGCTGACGACCAAAAAGGAACGGCTGATTAAAATGCCGCCCGCCAGAGCCGTCTCCAAAAAAGAGCTGCTCATATTTCCGGTAGCAGGGGTTTTGCTGTGCTGTTTTCTGGCGCCCACCGCACTGCCGTTGCTGGGGATGCTGTTTCTAGGCAACTTCATCAAAGAATGCGGCGTTGTCAATCGTCTTGCCAATACCGCCCAATCCGCTATTATTGATACGGCCACCATCTTCCTGGGTTTCACGGTGGGCTGCAGCACCCAAGCGGATGTCTTTTTAACCCCAAAATCTCTTGGCATTTTCTTTCTGGGTGCCGTGGCATTCTCCATTGCCACTGCATCAGGTCTGATTTTTGCCAAAATAATGAATCTATTTCTGAAGCAAAAAATTAATCCTCTGCTGGGCGCAGCCGGCGTATCCGCGGTGCCCGGTTCCGCCCGCGAAGTCCATTTGATGGGCTTGAAAGAGGATCCCAATAATTTTTTGCTGATGCATGGGATGGCATGCAATTCATCGGGTGTGATTGGCTCGGCCATTTGCGCCGGAATTCTGTGGAGTTTCTTTGTTTGA
- a CDS encoding formylglycine-generating enzyme family protein translates to METRWNIKETIGSGSLPETLLAPIDRAEMVRVPAGDFTKGITEAELDQIFLLDKQENPVFASEVPARRIYLTDFYIDRYPVTNFQYQNFIKATGHREPILLQHPIWGQPMRPVVFVGWDDARAYAKWAGKTLPTEEQWEKAGRGTDGRWWSWGQDFLPERCNSNEYGLGHTSEIGVFDQGISPYGCYDMCGNVWEMCEGRWLDEHLPMRGGCFLGTATFVRVTCRWTPEDPVNGAHWMGFRCIKDIPTHQ, encoded by the coding sequence ATGGAAACCCGCTGGAACATAAAAGAAACCATCGGCAGCGGCTCTTTGCCCGAAACCCTTCTTGCTCCGATTGATAGGGCCGAGATGGTTAGGGTGCCTGCCGGCGATTTTACCAAAGGAATAACTGAAGCCGAATTGGACCAGATATTCTTGCTGGACAAACAAGAAAATCCTGTTTTTGCCTCCGAGGTTCCCGCCCGTAGAATTTATCTAACGGATTTTTATATCGATCGCTATCCCGTCACCAACTTCCAGTATCAAAACTTTATCAAGGCAACTGGTCACCGCGAACCCATTTTGCTCCAGCACCCCATCTGGGGGCAGCCGATGCGGCCGGTGGTATTTGTGGGCTGGGATGATGCCCGCGCATATGCCAAATGGGCCGGAAAGACACTTCCTACCGAGGAACAGTGGGAAAAAGCCGGTCGCGGTACAGATGGCCGCTGGTGGTCCTGGGGACAGGATTTTTTACCCGAACGCTGCAATTCAAATGAATACGGGCTGGGCCACACATCAGAAATTGGCGTCTTTGATCAGGGAATCAGTCCATATGGTTGTTATGATATGTGTGGCAATGTTTGGGAAATGTGCGAAGGCCGCTGGTTGGATGAACATCTGCCCATGCGGGGGGGGTGTTTTTTAGGCACGGCGACTTTTGTGCGCGTTACTTGCCGTTGGACTCCGGAGGATCCCGTAAACGGCGCTCACTGGATGGGATTCCGCTGCATCAAGGACATCCCCACCCATCAGTAG
- a CDS encoding YkgJ family cysteine cluster protein, which translates to MDFDFTPYFDKYEALVSKGDEAFERVQQAYAECVKCEEKCADCCHALFDLTLIEALYINHKFNEKVKGGQKADLLEKANQADRRVHKLKRQAYKDLQNGKSEDKILAELALERVRCPLLNADDLCDLYDNRPLTCRFYGIPTAIGGQGHTCGKSEFKEGEQYPTVNLDVIHNQLQKLSAELIRDLKSRYVKLADMLVPLSMALLTVYDDEYMGIGEEKAAEPPPRKKRKRRTL; encoded by the coding sequence ATGGATTTTGATTTTACACCCTATTTTGATAAGTATGAGGCCCTGGTTTCAAAAGGCGACGAAGCATTTGAACGCGTGCAACAGGCATACGCAGAATGTGTAAAATGTGAGGAAAAATGTGCGGATTGTTGCCATGCTTTATTCGATTTAACCTTGATTGAAGCCCTTTACATCAATCATAAGTTTAACGAGAAGGTCAAAGGCGGCCAGAAAGCGGATCTTTTGGAAAAAGCCAATCAGGCTGATCGCAGGGTACACAAACTTAAGCGCCAAGCATACAAAGATCTGCAGAACGGCAAAAGCGAAGACAAGATTCTTGCCGAACTGGCCCTGGAGCGCGTGCGCTGCCCGCTTTTAAACGCAGATGATTTGTGTGATCTATACGATAATCGTCCCTTGACCTGTCGTTTTTATGGTATACCCACAGCTATTGGAGGGCAGGGTCACACCTGCGGCAAATCCGAATTTAAAGAAGGAGAACAGTACCCGACGGTGAACCTGGATGTCATCCACAATCAACTCCAGAAACTGTCGGCGGAATTGATCCGGGATCTTAAATCCAGGTATGTAAAACTGGCGGACATGCTGGTACCGCTGTCCATGGCCTTGCTCACGGTATATGATGATGAGTATATGGGAATCGGTGAGGAGAAAGCCGCCGAACCGCCACCCCGAAAAAAACGCAAGAGGAGAACCCTATGA
- the mnmE gene encoding tRNA uridine-5-carboxymethylaminomethyl(34) synthesis GTPase MnmE — protein sequence MIPHSDTIAAIATPAGQGGIGIVKISGNDAFVIAQAIFRPQKSSLKQYAGQNRQSPETRSFRFETHRLYYGHIIDPDDGRLLDEVLVSAMKAPQTYTREDVVEINAHGGAVVLQSILGLVLSKGARLAEPGEFTRRAFLNGRIDLTQAEAVIDVINARTQKNLELAAAQISGKLKERVAMSRNSLIGLLTQVEAAIDFPDEVDDLVNPDNTVKVLQKDVLAPLKGLIQNYIDAHVFRDGISVAVVGRPNVGKSSLLNQLVKKDRAIVTDMPGTTRDIIEETLSLQGIPVIISDTAGVHPTDNPIEKIGIEKTIEHVNGSDLVLFMVESHCPLGSDDYLIYEKIKSKRIILVLNKKDLIQQDSPAALPDKWQFDDRVFISALYDQGIDQLKDKMIQLAGGKNPLDVTATVVPNLRHKMLLETSLSATETVIEALQNNTSSDLMAIHLQEAIDALGVISGDNVKVDVLDQIFSRFCVGK from the coding sequence ATGATACCACATTCTGATACCATTGCGGCCATCGCCACACCTGCTGGCCAGGGTGGCATCGGCATTGTCAAGATATCCGGCAATGATGCGTTTGTGATTGCACAGGCTATTTTTAGACCGCAAAAAAGTTCCCTGAAACAGTATGCAGGTCAAAACCGACAGTCCCCTGAAACGCGATCATTTCGATTTGAAACCCATCGCCTTTACTACGGGCACATCATTGATCCGGATGACGGTCGGTTGTTAGACGAAGTATTGGTGTCGGCCATGAAGGCGCCGCAAACCTATACCCGTGAAGATGTGGTCGAAATCAATGCCCACGGCGGTGCCGTGGTACTGCAGTCGATTTTAGGCCTGGTTTTAAGCAAGGGCGCGCGTTTGGCTGAACCGGGGGAGTTCACCCGTCGGGCATTTCTGAATGGGCGCATCGATCTGACCCAGGCTGAAGCGGTCATCGATGTCATCAATGCCCGAACCCAAAAAAATCTGGAGCTGGCTGCGGCTCAAATCAGCGGGAAGCTAAAAGAGCGGGTAGCAATGTCCAGAAACAGCCTTATCGGACTCTTGACTCAGGTGGAAGCTGCCATTGATTTTCCGGATGAGGTTGACGACCTGGTCAACCCCGATAACACCGTCAAAGTACTTCAAAAAGACGTTTTGGCGCCTCTTAAAGGCCTGATCCAAAATTATATTGATGCCCATGTTTTCAGAGATGGCATATCGGTGGCTGTGGTTGGCAGGCCCAACGTGGGCAAATCCAGCCTGCTAAATCAGCTGGTCAAAAAGGATCGTGCCATTGTTACCGATATGCCCGGAACCACCCGGGATATTATCGAAGAAACCCTCAGCCTGCAGGGCATACCCGTGATCATCAGCGATACGGCCGGCGTCCATCCAACTGATAACCCCATTGAAAAAATTGGAATTGAAAAAACAATCGAGCATGTCAATGGGTCTGATCTGGTCCTTTTTATGGTTGAATCCCATTGTCCTTTGGGCTCGGATGATTATTTGATCTATGAGAAGATCAAGTCCAAACGCATCATTTTGGTGTTGAACAAAAAAGATCTGATACAACAAGACAGCCCGGCAGCGCTTCCGGACAAGTGGCAATTTGATGATCGGGTATTTATTTCAGCTCTTTACGACCAGGGAATAGACCAGCTTAAAGACAAAATGATTCAGCTGGCTGGTGGAAAAAATCCGCTGGATGTAACCGCTACGGTTGTCCCTAATTTAAGGCATAAAATGCTGTTGGAAACCAGCTTATCGGCTACGGAAACGGTCATTGAAGCGCTACAAAACAATACCTCCAGCGACTTGATGGCAATTCACCTGCAGGAAGCCATCGATGCGCTGGGGGTTATCAGTGGTGATAATGTCAAAGTGGATGTGCTGGATCAGATTTTTAGCCGATTTTGTGTGGGAAAATAG
- the jag gene encoding RNA-binding cell elongation regulator Jag/EloR produces the protein MSTKLEFKGKNLDKAVERASTELKLPKDELKYEVLSYGSSGIFGLTGARKAKIRVQLPEDTLASEAKDTSVADSSPEAVAYGATVDSAEMDSSNNGRTTDQSDNGQTLYAFPDDPAEMGRLVLRRIVDAITSDAKISVEKVDDRICFNVNGGNAGVLIGKRGQTLDAIQAIVHKVVNKHNQSRTRVLVDIEGYLETRKENLEKMALRLAEKSKKIGKPMTLGPMNAYDRRIVHLALQDFSAVQTRSRGEGPLRKLVIFPQKRNAARQ, from the coding sequence ATGTCAACCAAGCTGGAATTCAAAGGCAAAAACCTAGACAAGGCCGTCGAGCGGGCCAGTACAGAGCTCAAACTGCCGAAAGATGAGTTAAAGTACGAAGTGCTCTCCTACGGATCCAGCGGCATATTCGGTTTGACCGGTGCCAGAAAAGCTAAAATTCGGGTTCAGCTGCCGGAAGATACCCTGGCATCTGAAGCTAAAGACACATCCGTTGCTGACAGTAGCCCTGAAGCGGTTGCTTACGGCGCCACTGTGGATTCAGCCGAGATGGATTCAAGCAATAACGGTAGAACAACTGACCAAAGCGATAACGGCCAAACGCTTTATGCTTTTCCGGATGACCCTGCTGAAATGGGCCGGCTCGTCTTAAGGCGTATCGTGGACGCCATAACCTCGGATGCGAAAATCTCGGTTGAGAAAGTTGATGATCGAATATGTTTCAATGTCAATGGTGGTAATGCCGGCGTTTTGATCGGCAAGCGCGGTCAAACCCTGGATGCCATTCAGGCCATCGTCCATAAAGTGGTCAACAAGCACAATCAAAGCCGAACCCGGGTCCTGGTGGATATTGAAGGTTATCTGGAAACCCGCAAGGAAAATTTGGAAAAGATGGCTTTGCGACTGGCCGAAAAATCCAAAAAAATCGGTAAGCCCATGACACTGGGCCCCATGAATGCCTATGACCGCAGAATTGTTCACCTTGCGCTACAAGATTTTTCGGCTGTTCAAACCCGCAGCCGGGGAGAAGGTCCTTTAAGAAAACTGGTGATCTTCCCCCAGAAAAGGAATGCCGCACGACAATAG